Proteins from a genomic interval of Trichoderma breve strain T069 chromosome 2, whole genome shotgun sequence:
- a CDS encoding fungal pheromone mating factor STE2 GPCR domain-containing protein, with amino-acid sequence MAFNPYTQNITIIVSPDYPPILIPISLIDAFNDETVSIVINYGAQLGASLTMLLVILLTTPSSKFLRASCLLHVLALIVCAVRTVFLAFYFLSPFSHFYQVWSGDYSQIPEWNYRTSIAGTILSMFLAVIVEGALMHQAWTMVSLFANKAKYTICFLSLLIILITTAFRVAFTVVQCESILSLESSRKYAWLFKTALIFNTCSMAWFCALFNSKIIHHLISNRGVLPSRRAMTPMEVLIMANGILMFIPFFFAILEWCRFINFEAGSLTSTTIAIVLPLASIAAQRISQAPSTPSSEPSYPSSSYQAQYKSTRDSSRTPLKSGSLFSAITNTSSATRSHIADTTVLAPVRDDIDPIDLELRQIDGYVQPKEIHSRTEASESQLRK; translated from the exons ATGGCCTTCAACCCATACACCCaaaacatcaccatcatcgtGTCCCCCGACTATCCCCCGATCCTCATCCCCATCTCCCTAATCGACGCCTTCAACGACGAAACcgtcagcatcgtcatcaatTACGGCGCCCAGCTCGGTGCCTCCCTCACCAtgctcctcgtcatcctACTCACCACCCCGTCGTCAAAATTCCTCCGCGCCTCTTGTCTCCTGCAcgtcctcgccctcatcGTCTGCGCCGTCCGCACCGTCTTCCTCGCCTTCTACTTCCTCTCGCCCTTTTCGCACTTTTACCAGGTCTGGAGCGGCGATTACTCCCAGATCCCCGAGTGGAACTACCGCACCAGCATCGCCGGCACAATCCTTTCGATGTTTCTCGCCGTTATTGTCGAGGGGGCGCTCATGCATCAGGCTTGGACCATGGTCTCGCTCTTTGCGAACAAGGCGAAGTACACAATCTGCTTCTTATCTCTGCTCATtatcctcatcaccaccgccttTAGAGTGGCCTTTACCGTGGTCCAATGCGAGAGTATCCTCAGCTTGGAGTCGTCCCGAAAGTACGCTTGGCTGTTCAAGACGGcactcatcttcaacacctGCTCGATGGCTTGGTTCTGCGCCTTGTTCAACTCCAAGATCATCCATCACTTGATCAGCAACCGCGGTGTGCTTCCCTCTCGCCGGGCTATGACCCCGATGGAGGtgctcatcatggccaacGGAATCCTCATGTTTATCCCTT tcttctttgccattctcGAATGGTGCCGCTTCATCAACTTCGAAGCCGGCTCCCTCACATCCACAACAATCGCAATCGTTCTCCCTCTGGCCTCCATCGCCGCACAGCGCATATCTCAAGCCCCTTCAACTCCCTCCAGCGAACCCTCATACCCTTCATCATCCTACCAGGCCCAGTACAAGTCAACCCGCGACTCCTCCCGCACGCCCCTCAAGTCCGGCTCGCTCTTTTCAGCAATCACAAACACCAGCTCCGCCACCAGATCTCACATCGCTGATACCACCGTCCTGGCTCCGGTCCGCGATGACATCGACCCAATTGATCTCGAGCTCAGACAGATTGACGGATATGTGCAGCCAAAGGAGATTCACTCCAGGACAGAGGCAAGTGAAAGCCAATTGCGCAAGTAG